From Longimicrobium sp.:
GAGTGCGTCGGATCCCGAGCGGACCCGACGCACTTTCGCACTCACGCACTTCCGCACTCACGCACTTCCGCACTCAGTAGATGTAGACCGGCGTGCCCACCGGGACGTGGTGGTACATCCACAGGATGTCGTCGCGGTGCATGCGCAGGCACCCGTGGCTGGCCGCGTCGCCCACCGAGTTGGGGTTGTCGGTGCCGTGGAAGTAGTAGCCGTCGTACATCTCCAGCTTGGCGGCGCCCAGCTTCCCGCGGTACTCGCGCTGCGGGCTTCCCCACGGCGGGATGATGACGTTGCCGCCGCGGATGGGCACCTGCCCTGCCGGGTACCCCGCCAGCGCGTTGGGCGGCGCGTTGCTCATGTCGATGATCCCCATCCCATTGCGCCGCGCGACCTCCACGTAGTGCCAGTTGGGCGGGATCCACACCGGGTCCAGCTCCTTGCTGGTGATGGCCATCTTCCCGCGCGGCGTCTGGAAGCGCTTGGTCACGCCGTCGATCACCACCGTCTTCCCCGAGCCGATGGCCACCGGCGCGCGGAAGATGGTGTCGTTCGCCTGGATGAACAGCACGCGCCGCTCGGCCAGCGACACCACCAGGTACGGCTTGTTCGCCGGCGCCAGCTCCTCCTCCTTCGCGGCCAGCCTGCGCTCGCGCGCGGCCACCTGCTGCGTGAGCTCGGCCTCCTTGCGCCGGACGAACTGCATCGAGCGCTCGTCGCGGTTGTACACCATCTCCGCCACGCGCCGCTCCAGCCGCGCGTCCACCGCGAACGCGCTCGTCGCCACGAACAACCCCGCGGCCACGAACACGCCCAGCAGCAGCGCGACGACCGTGCGCCGGTGGTCGTGCGCGATCCGGCGCAGCCGCCCGGGCGGCGTGTGGTCGCGCCGGTCCTCGATTCCCGTCCGTGTCAGCCTCGCCATGCTATCTCTCGCCTCCGCAACGGATTCCCGTCACCTGCTTTCGCACCCTCGCACTTCCGCACTTCCGCACTCAGTAGATGTACACCGGCGTGTCTTCCTTCACCGCGTCGAAGATGGCCACCAGGTCGCGCCGCTGGGCCATGAACCCCGCGGGGATCACGCCGTCCTTGAGCGGCCCGGCCTGGGGCTGGGTGTAGATCTCCGTCCCGTCGTCCAGGGTGATGACGTACGCGCCCATCCCGCCGTCCACGCGCCGCTCGGACTCGGGCGGCACGGGCTGGCCGCGGCTGACGTACACCCAGTCGGGGATCGTCACCGTCGGGTTCTGCTGCAGCCTGGTGATGTGGCGCTCGCCCAGCCCGCGCACGAAGCGCCACTGCCGCCCGTCCGGCGCGCGCACGATGGAGTCCGGCCCGATCACGAGCTTGGCGCGGCGCAGCGTGGCGCGTCCCTGCCGCAGCTCCAGCACCGAGTCCTTCAGCACCACGGCCAGGTGGCGCTTGTTGGTCTGCAGCGAGCGGACGCGCATGTCGCGCTGCAGCAAGGCCACCGCCAACTGCGTCCGCCGCTGGCGGTGCTCGAGCAGCTCGGCCTGCGTCTGCTTCTGCGCGGCCGACATCTGCCGCGTGATCTCCGCCGTCTGGCGGTTGTAGCGCGGGATGCGCATCGCCACGGCGCCCGCGGCCAGCACGAACACCGCGATCAGCGCCACCGATCCCCAGAAGAACGCCGGGTGCTCGCGCCTGAATCCCTCGCGCCGCGGAGCCGTTTCGTCAGTTGCCATGGTCGATGGTACGGTGAGTCGCCTGCCCCGATTGCGCCCGATGTTTTGCAAGAGGTGTTCCGCGGCGCTCCTAAGTCCCGCTGCGATTGAGGCTTAGAATCCAGGAGCCAGGATTCTCAAGGTCTCGCACGGGGTCATCGGAGTCATCGCAACGCTCTCCGTGGACCCCGATGGCGCCGTTGAGGCATCCAGATCTCGATCCAGACGCGCGGGAGTGGCGCGGCGAGCGGCGGCAGCGGATCTTCATCTCCCGAGGGACCACTGAAGACTTCACGGATGGGGGATGATGGAGCGGACGTTCTGGCGGCTGGGCGGGATCTTCGCGTTCGTGGCGGTGGCGGCGGGTGCGTTCGGCGCGCACGCGCTGCGCGGCCGCCTTCCCGCGGAGCTGCTGGCGGTGTTCGAGACGGGCGCGCGCTACCAGATGTACCACGCGCTCGCCCTGCTGGCGGTCGCCCTCGCCGCGGCGCGGACGCAGGCGAGGCCGGAGGCGCTGCGCGCGGCGGGATGGCTGTTCACCACGGGGATCCTGGTCTTCTCGGGCAGCCTGTACCTGCTGGCGCTCACCGGCGTCCGCGCCTGGGGCGCGGTGACGCCCATCGGCGGGCTCTGCTTCCTGGCGGGATGGATCGCGCTGGCGATGGGGGCGACCTCGCTCGTCTCCGCGCCGCGCGGGAGCTGAGATCCGCGGCTGTCCACGCGATGGGACGCTTTTGTCCGCGCGCGTGCACGGGGTTGGATGGGGGCGCATCCATCCCCCATCGCAAGTGATTGCAGCGGAACGTGTTGCGATTGCCGGTGTAGGGGCGCGCGGATTGCTCCCCGTGTGGAAACGGATGCTGTTTCGCCCTACGTCTTCTCGCCCGAAGGATCACACCATGAGACGCCTGGCTGTCCTCCTGTTGCCGGTGCTCGCGCTCGCCGCCTGCGTGCCGCCCGGCTACGGCCCCTATTCCGGCGGCGGACGGTATTCGAACTACGGCGGCGACCGCTGGTACGACGACTCCAGCATCCCCCTGGCCGCGCGCATCGTTCCCGACGGGCAGTGGTTCGCCATCGAGCTGAACCGCCCGGCGCACGTGGCCATGTTCGAGATCCTTCCCGGGCGCGGCGTGGCGCTGGTGTATCCCACCTACTCGCGCGAAGAGGCGTTCATGCCCTCGGGCTACTCGGCGCTGCGGCTGCCGGGCGCGCGGAGCTACGACTGGTACGACGCGTCGTACCGCGGCGGGCGCTACCTCAGCAGCGAGCCGCACGTGTACTTCCTGGTGGCCTCGCGCCAGCCGCTGCGCATCACCCGCTTCCAGCGCTCGCCCTTCGCGCTGCGCACGGTGCTGGGCTACAACTCGTACACGTCGCTCAACTACCGCACGGTGATGAACGACCTGGTGGGCGCCATCGTGCCGCCGCAGGGCGACGACGACTGGACGACCGACGTCTACACGGTGTGGCCGAGGTCGTACCGCCGCTCCGCGTACAGCAGTTACGAGGGCTACACGCGCGTCTACTGCGGCAACGGGTACTACGACCTCGTTCCGTGGGAGCTGTACAGCTTCGCCTGCCGCGGCTACAACCGCCGGCACGAGGGGCAGGTCAGCGGCGGCGGCAACGGCAACAACCCGCCCCCGGTGCGCGACACCACGCACGTGAACGTCCCCGGCCGGCGCCGCCCCGTGCCGACCGACAGCGTGGCGGCGGGCCCGGGCGGGGTGACCACCGCCGAGCCCGCCAACGGCGAGCGCCGCAGGCCCGAGCGACGGGCCCCCGAGCCGCGCCGCGAGGGGCCGCGCATGACCGACGACAGCCGCCCGCGCGTGGCGCCGGTCACCACCAGCGGCGACGACGACCGTCCCAGCCGCCCGGAGCCCCGCCGCGAGGAGCCGCCCCGCGAGAGCCCGCGCCAGGAGTCGCCGCGCGTGGAGCGTCCCGAGCCGCGCGCCGAGTCGCCGCGGGCCGAGCCCCGGAGCGAGCCGCGCTACGAGGCGCCGCGCAGCGAGCCGCGGTACTCGGCCCCGGCGCCGCCGCCACCTCCCCCGCCGCAGTCGCCGTCCACGGTGCGGCCCTCGGCTGAGCCGTAAGGGCAGGGAGATGGAGATGCGCCGCACCCGCCGGAGCCGTCCGGCGGGTGCGGCGCTTTTTCGTCCATGCGGTGTAAGTCTGCGCGCGTGATGGTGATGCGTCTCCGTCCGATCCCGATCTACCGAATCAG
This genomic window contains:
- a CDS encoding DUF423 domain-containing protein — protein: MMERTFWRLGGIFAFVAVAAGAFGAHALRGRLPAELLAVFETGARYQMYHALALLAVALAAARTQARPEALRAAGWLFTTGILVFSGSLYLLALTGVRAWGAVTPIGGLCFLAGWIALAMGATSLVSAPRGS
- a CDS encoding L,D-transpeptidase, with the protein product MARLTRTGIEDRRDHTPPGRLRRIAHDHRRTVVALLLGVFVAAGLFVATSAFAVDARLERRVAEMVYNRDERSMQFVRRKEAELTQQVAARERRLAAKEEELAPANKPYLVVSLAERRVLFIQANDTIFRAPVAIGSGKTVVIDGVTKRFQTPRGKMAITSKELDPVWIPPNWHYVEVARRNGMGIIDMSNAPPNALAGYPAGQVPIRGGNVIIPPWGSPQREYRGKLGAAKLEMYDGYYFHGTDNPNSVGDAASHGCLRMHRDDILWMYHHVPVGTPVYIY